The following coding sequences lie in one Thermosulfuriphilus ammonigenes genomic window:
- the mfd gene encoding transcription-repair coupling factor, which yields MIVPDQDLARQVSRDLSFFFEAPVRHFPTYDAPPFASLVPEPEAAAGRLATLYELAKSPEPPLIVASVSALLRRTIPQKILDEAADYLLPEEEIPREAFLRRLIEGGYQQVGLVQGRGEMSVRGALVDLFPPLYTEPLRLDFWGDTLESIRVFDPVSQRSLEHLEEATILPASELFCSSEVIEGAKKRIISRAEKFSAPGQMIYTLLENLSAQRLLETPEHYLPLLYPHPQSLFDYLPEEAAIVLVEPAAIEGAVKDEAERIRGFFERAKERLLVEAFESFLSPEEFWREIKARAFLELPSLAEGNEDLELDIKDSSDLALKIKARPHQALEILREEVARVLDEGDSVILASPSQRTAERLKNLLETGPLEGVSIPICSAPLKLKAQSRVEIVIGSLGSGFYWPELALWVISEEELLGTRHRLQPRGRGRERLLEELKLEELRPGDYIVHRDHGIGRYEGLVQLDLQGIPGEFLLLSYKDGDKLYLPVDRLSLVQKYIGIEGHEPRVDRLGGKSWQTTKKKVARAIAEVAQELLELYAARKVRRGHAFAPPSALFQEFEAAFPYEETPDQAAAIEEVLADMQSERPMDRLVCGDVGYGKTEVALRATMLAVSDGRQVAVLVPTTLLAEQHLRTFSSRLSPFGVRVAGLSRLKSPKEQRKIIAELKSGQIDVVIGTHRLLQADVGFKNLGLLIIDEEHRFGVRHKERLKKLKSTVDVLTLTATPIPRTLQLSLLGVRDLSVINTPPEGRLPIKTYIAKFEEAIVREAIRRELRRGGQVFFVHNRVKGIHSLAEYLRRLVPEARIEVAHGQMPPEELERIMIRFLRHEIDVLVSTTIIESGLDIPSANTIIINRADRLGLAEIYQLRGRVGRAEEQAYCYLLVPSLSDLSEDARKRLRALMDFSQLGAGFKLALSDLQIRGGGNLLGTSQSGHIAAVGYDLYLEILQKTIEELKGEAPEEDFEPEVNFRLPAFIPQSYVPDVDQRLLLYRRLALCRDEEGISHLKEELLDRYGPLPQEVENLFRLQRLKLLLKALKIKRLDRADHQVVLSVDEETRLDPDRILALSQKRKGVKLTPEGRLFVRLKGDKIFEETLSILQELEQKR from the coding sequence AGCCTCTGTATCAGCCCTCCTCAGGCGCACCATTCCCCAAAAGATACTCGATGAAGCCGCCGATTATCTCCTCCCGGAAGAGGAAATTCCCCGGGAGGCCTTCCTTAGACGGTTGATAGAGGGGGGCTATCAACAGGTCGGGCTGGTTCAAGGCCGGGGAGAAATGAGTGTCAGGGGGGCCTTGGTAGATCTATTCCCTCCCCTCTACACAGAACCATTGAGATTAGACTTTTGGGGAGACACCCTGGAGTCAATCAGAGTTTTTGATCCGGTCTCCCAAAGATCCTTAGAACACCTTGAAGAGGCCACTATTCTGCCGGCCTCAGAGCTTTTTTGCTCCTCTGAGGTTATTGAAGGGGCCAAAAAAAGGATAATTTCCCGGGCCGAGAAGTTCTCTGCCCCTGGGCAGATGATCTACACCCTTCTTGAAAACCTTTCCGCCCAAAGACTCCTTGAGACTCCAGAACACTATCTTCCTTTGCTTTATCCGCATCCTCAGAGCCTTTTTGACTATCTGCCAGAAGAAGCCGCCATTGTCTTGGTGGAGCCAGCGGCTATTGAGGGAGCGGTAAAAGACGAGGCTGAAAGGATAAGGGGTTTTTTTGAAAGGGCTAAAGAGAGACTTCTGGTTGAGGCCTTCGAGAGTTTTCTTAGCCCGGAAGAGTTTTGGCGGGAGATCAAGGCCAGGGCCTTTCTTGAACTTCCTTCATTAGCTGAAGGAAATGAAGATCTCGAACTTGACATAAAAGACAGCTCTGATCTGGCCCTTAAAATTAAGGCCCGTCCCCACCAGGCCCTTGAAATCTTACGAGAGGAGGTCGCCCGTGTCCTTGATGAGGGAGACTCGGTGATCCTGGCCTCACCCAGCCAACGGACGGCCGAAAGGCTTAAAAATCTATTAGAAACCGGTCCCCTTGAGGGAGTTTCCATACCCATCTGCTCGGCCCCCTTAAAGCTTAAAGCCCAGAGCCGGGTTGAGATAGTCATTGGCTCCCTAGGAAGTGGTTTCTACTGGCCAGAGTTAGCCTTATGGGTGATCTCCGAGGAGGAACTTTTAGGGACAAGACATCGACTCCAGCCTCGAGGCCGGGGGCGCGAGAGGCTCCTTGAAGAGCTCAAATTGGAAGAACTCCGTCCCGGGGATTACATAGTCCATCGCGATCACGGTATTGGCCGGTATGAAGGGCTTGTTCAGCTTGATCTTCAGGGAATTCCAGGTGAGTTTCTGCTGCTTTCTTATAAAGACGGCGACAAACTCTACCTTCCGGTGGATCGTCTTTCTCTGGTCCAAAAATACATCGGAATCGAGGGACATGAACCCAGGGTTGATCGGCTTGGGGGCAAAAGCTGGCAGACAACCAAAAAGAAGGTGGCCCGGGCCATCGCCGAAGTGGCTCAAGAACTCTTGGAACTATATGCCGCCCGGAAGGTCCGACGAGGACACGCCTTTGCGCCACCCTCGGCCCTTTTCCAGGAGTTTGAAGCAGCCTTCCCCTATGAAGAAACACCTGACCAAGCAGCGGCCATCGAGGAAGTGCTGGCAGATATGCAAAGCGAACGTCCCATGGATCGTCTCGTCTGTGGCGATGTCGGCTACGGCAAGACCGAAGTCGCCCTGAGGGCAACCATGCTGGCCGTCTCCGACGGCCGCCAAGTAGCGGTCTTGGTACCCACCACCCTTTTGGCCGAACAGCATCTGCGAACTTTCTCCTCAAGACTTTCTCCCTTTGGGGTCCGGGTGGCTGGCTTGTCTCGCCTCAAAAGTCCCAAAGAACAGCGCAAGATCATCGCTGAGCTCAAAAGTGGCCAAATAGATGTAGTCATCGGGACCCACAGATTGCTTCAAGCCGATGTGGGCTTTAAGAACTTGGGACTGCTTATCATTGACGAAGAACACCGTTTTGGTGTCCGACATAAAGAACGTCTCAAAAAACTCAAGAGCACCGTGGATGTCCTGACCCTGACGGCCACTCCCATTCCCCGGACCCTTCAGCTCTCTCTTCTGGGGGTCCGTGATCTTTCTGTCATCAACACCCCTCCCGAGGGAAGGCTTCCCATCAAGACCTACATTGCCAAGTTTGAGGAAGCCATAGTTCGAGAGGCCATAAGGCGAGAGTTGAGACGAGGGGGGCAGGTCTTTTTTGTTCACAACCGAGTAAAGGGAATTCACTCCCTGGCTGAATATCTGCGACGTCTAGTTCCGGAGGCCAGAATAGAGGTTGCCCACGGTCAGATGCCACCGGAGGAACTTGAACGGATCATGATCCGCTTCCTCCGGCACGAAATAGATGTTCTGGTCTCCACCACCATTATTGAGAGTGGTCTAGATATTCCCAGTGCCAATACCATCATTATTAATCGGGCCGATCGTTTAGGTTTAGCTGAAATATATCAGCTTCGCGGTCGGGTAGGCCGGGCGGAGGAGCAGGCCTACTGCTATCTCCTGGTTCCCTCTCTTAGCGATCTTTCCGAAGATGCCCGGAAAAGACTGCGAGCCCTTATGGATTTTAGTCAGTTGGGGGCAGGCTTTAAACTGGCCCTCTCCGACCTTCAAATCCGAGGAGGCGGGAACCTTTTAGGCACCTCTCAATCCGGCCACATCGCTGCCGTGGGTTACGATCTCTATCTGGAAATCCTTCAAAAAACCATTGAGGAACTCAAAGGAGAGGCCCCGGAAGAGGATTTTGAACCAGAGGTAAACTTTCGACTGCCGGCCTTCATTCCCCAGAGCTATGTTCCGGACGTGGATCAACGCCTTCTTCTCTACCGCCGCCTGGCCCTTTGTCGGGATGAGGAGGGGATCTCTCATCTGAAAGAAGAGTTGCTAGATCGCTATGGACCACTGCCTCAGGAGGTTGAAAACCTTTTTCGACTTCAGAGGCTAAAACTTCTCCTCAAAGCCCTTAAGATCAAAAGGCTTGACCGGGCCGATCACCAGGTGGTCTTATCTGTAGATGAAGAGACCCGCCTTGATCCGGATCGGATTTTGGCCCTTAGTCAAAAGCGAAAGGGCGTCAAACTCACCCCTGAAGGCCGGCTCTTTGTCCGTCTAAAAGGAGATAAAATCTTTGAAGAAACACTTTCTATTCTTCAAGAACTTGAGCAAAAGAGGTGA